The following coding sequences lie in one bacterium genomic window:
- a CDS encoding D-alanine--D-alanine ligase — protein MRVAVLMGGDSSEREVSLRSGQAVAQGLREAGHDVVEVEIASVAAVIGCEALQGVDVVFPALHGGDGEDGHLQALLEVLGYSYALSGPGASALAMDKGLTKRLMRSAGIPTPDWLQVTWNCRPGAAPQVTIPGSGAAAEPDLTLERIHERVLAEIGFPAVVKLNTGGSSVGVEIVAKSADFTGAFERVAAAGGTCLVEVLVEKYIPGRELTAAILLGRRLPLLEIRPREGFYDYRNKYTSGASDYLVPAPVHSPVYEQIVGDALRLYELAGCRGMSRIDFRLDGDAYYCLEINTIPGMTATSLVPKAAAAVGIGFAALVDDLCRAARLPAEAAPGRAFS, from the coding sequence ATGCGAGTGGCGGTATTGATGGGCGGGGACTCCTCCGAGCGCGAGGTCTCGCTGCGCTCCGGCCAGGCGGTGGCCCAGGGGCTGCGCGAGGCCGGGCACGATGTGGTCGAGGTCGAGATCGCCAGCGTGGCGGCCGTCATCGGCTGCGAGGCGTTGCAGGGCGTCGATGTGGTCTTCCCGGCGCTGCACGGCGGCGACGGCGAGGACGGCCACCTGCAGGCGCTGCTCGAGGTGCTCGGCTACAGCTACGCCCTGTCGGGGCCCGGCGCCAGCGCCCTGGCCATGGACAAGGGCCTGACCAAGCGCCTGATGCGCTCAGCCGGCATCCCCACGCCCGACTGGCTGCAGGTGACCTGGAACTGCCGGCCGGGGGCCGCGCCGCAGGTCACCATCCCCGGTTCGGGGGCTGCCGCAGAGCCCGACCTCACCCTTGAGCGCATCCACGAGCGGGTGTTGGCGGAAATCGGGTTCCCGGCCGTGGTCAAGCTGAACACCGGGGGCAGTTCGGTCGGGGTGGAGATCGTCGCGAAATCGGCCGATTTCACCGGCGCCTTCGAGCGCGTGGCGGCCGCCGGCGGCACCTGCCTGGTCGAGGTCCTGGTGGAGAAGTACATTCCCGGGCGCGAACTTACGGCGGCGATCCTGCTCGGCAGGCGCCTGCCGCTGCTCGAGATCCGGCCGCGCGAGGGGTTCTACGACTACCGCAACAAATACACCTCCGGCGCCAGCGATTACCTGGTGCCGGCCCCGGTCCATTCGCCGGTTTACGAGCAGATCGTGGGCGACGCCCTGCGCCTGTACGAACTGGCCGGGTGCCGGGGGATGTCCCGCATCGACTTCCGGCTCGACGGCGACGCCTATTACTGCCTGGAAATCAACACGATACCGGGCATGACGGCCACCAGCCTGGTGCCGAAGGCCGCCGCCGCGGTGGGGATCGGTTTCGCGGCCCTGGTGGACGACCTCTGCCGCGCGGCCCGACTGCCGGCCGAGGCCGCACCCGGCCGGGCATTTTCTTGA